CCTCAGCCTGGAGCTAGGTCAGGTTTCGCTCAGCCTGCGGTAAGTCATAGCTTAAAGATATAAGCTATCCGCAGACTAACAGACTGGACTGATAGCCCAGCTACACTGAGATCCAAACCCCCAACCCGGTTGGTACAGCTCTGATCTATACTGAACTCACTAATTCCTGCCTAGGCCAATCTGAGAGTTGGCACTCCCGCTCCTCCGGTACCACTCGGCACTAACGAAGAAGACTACACGGAGCTTATGGCTCAGTTAGAAGACCCGCGAGCCGAGATCATACCGCGGATATGCCGAAGCTCGACCCTCAGTCACACCCACTGCTCAGTTTTGAGATACAGAGTATGACGGTCAGTGTGGAGAGCAGTGCGGGGACTACCCGGACTTCGAGTGAGACGCCTGATGATAGTGCCCTGGCCTTGATCGCCAGGGAAGGAGAGCCCGTGagcatcaatatcaacctCGTTTGCCGATTTGCCCGTCGCACTCGCGAATAGGCTTCAGGTCTTGAGTAGGTTATTCCTTATTCAAGAAAGCACTGAATATTAACTTACGATGGATTTTGCGAGTCTGATAGCCAGGTCGTGTCATGAAAGGGGCGGTTGAATGTGCCAGGCCTGCGAATGAATTTGCCAGTGTGGTGATAAATAGATAACTCTGCTGTTTTGTATCTAGGAGATCACGTTATTCTGGGTATGCTGGGTGAGCTGCCTTTTTGTTTTCCATCTTGTCCAGCCTCTCGAGATTCCTTGCTtgtggaaagaggagattggTGCAATGAATATCATGACATCTAGCTTATACTGAAGCTAGTTGTTATTCGTAATATCCTGTAGATAGGGACAATGGTCGTTCTTTCCATTTGCGATCCTCCATATTTAAGTCCTCTCACTTTGTCCgtcccctctttctctctcccaAAGTGCCGTGCGCGCTGTATCCTTTCGCTTATCGATTTGACACCACTCTTTTGCTACTGCTTTATTTTTACGCGAAAGAGCTCCACACGATGCGGCCCTTCTGGCCCGTAGCTGCTGCTTTATTCGTTCTTCCGGTAGCTTGGGGGGCCGCTTCTATTTGCCCTGCGCCCTGCACCACTGACCCAAGCAAGTGGACGCCGTACTCGTCCCTGGAGAACCTGACAGAGTGCCGCCATCCGGTTTTGCTCGATTTCTCGTCCCATGGGTCTCTAAATGCCTCGGAAGTGTCATTCAGAGTTCTCGCCTGCACAATAGAGGAGAATCGGGACCCATCTTCCGTCTCTCCGCTTGCTACTcgtgagctggaagaacaaaGTCCATCAGGCTCTACGGACGATGATGTGTCTCAGTCCCAAGAAATCCATCTATTTTTAGACCGTTTGCAGACAGTCGTAAACCAGACGTCGAACCACGACACGTTCAGCGTGTTCGGGAGCCTGAACACTACATTGGTGGGTATATACAGGGGTGCTACAGTCAATGATGCAACAGCTGCCTCTGCGGTCGAGAGGTTCAGGAACGATTGGGATTCCCAACTGCCTAGACGGGCTGCAATTCAACTATGCGGTGGTGACCGAGACGCCAATCATACGTTTGGCATTGCTTTGGGTACGACAGGAAGCATTGGGTTTGTgcaagaagccgtcaaagCCTGGACGGTTGGCCGATGTTTCTTAAGCAACGACGCATTTGACCTCGAAGATACTCCTGTGGTCGAAGAGCCAACGCGTGAACTTCATCTCGGCAACACGACGATTGCAGACAACGCCACCCTTATCAGACCTTCGTTGGAGTATACTtgcaagaaggaagcagTCAGGGAAGGGGACACCTGTGCTACACTTGCTAAAAGATGTGGCGTCAGCGGACTGGAATTCATGAAGTACAACCCGAAGAGGCAACTGTGCGCGTGGCTtcgacctggagaagaggtgTGCTGCTCCGGCAAAAACTGGACGAAGGGCAAGCCCGCCATCAACAGAGACGGCTCATGTGCGGCATACCTGACCGGGAACAATGACACCTGCGCATCTATAGCCCACGCACACAATATGGAGGTGGAAAAGATCAGATATTACAATGATGGCAGGACTTGGGGCTGGACTGGGTGCGATCAACTTCAGAGCGGGCTGAGAATCTGCTTGAGCGATGGCTATCCACCCCTCCCTGCCCCCAAGGCTGGCGCAATCTGCGGTCCCACCGTTCCAGGAACAGAGCAGCCTTCAGATGGAGCACCGCTTGCAGCATTGAACCCGTGTCCGCTGAATGCATGCTGTAATACCCTTGGTGAGTGTGGCACGACTCCTGACTATTGCATCTATGAGGAAGGTCCGACTGGAAACCCTGGAACAGCGCCTCCGGGCAAGAAGGGTTGTATCTCCAACTGCGGCATGGAAATTGTTGACAACTCTCCTCCGCCCACCGAGTTTATGAGGATTGGGTACTATGAATCGTTTAATCTCGATCGGCCTTGTCTCAATCTTCACGCAGCCCACATCAAAGTCAATGACTACAGCCATATTCACTGGGCATTCGTGTCAATCAACAGCGATTTTCAGATCAGTGTCAA
This sequence is a window from Aspergillus nidulans FGSC A4 chromosome IV. Protein-coding genes within it:
- a CDS encoding uncharacterized protein (transcript_id=CADANIAT00000728), whose protein sequence is MRPFWPVAAALFVLPVAWGAASICPAPCTTDPSKWTPYSSLENLTECRHPVLLDFSSHGSLNASEVSFRVLACTIEENRDPSSVSPLATRELEEQSPSGSTDDDVSQSQEIHLFLDRLQTVVNQTSNHDTFSVFGSLNTTLVGIYRGATVNDATAASAVERFRNDWDSQLPRRAAIQLCGGDRDANHTFGIALGTTGSIGFVQEAVKAWTVGRCFLSNDAFDLEDTPVVEEPTRELHLGNTTIADNATLIRPSLEYTCKKEAVREGDTCATLAKRCGVSGLEFMKYNPKRQLCAWLRPGEEVCCSGKNWTKGKPAINRDGSCAAYLTGNNDTCASIAHAHNMEVEKIRYYNDGRTWGWTGCDQLQSGLRICLSDGYPPLPAPKAGAICGPTVPGTEQPSDGAPLAALNPCPLNACCNTLGECGTTPDYCIYEEGPTGNPGTAPPGKKGCISNCGMEIVDNSPPPTEFMRIGYYESFNLDRPCLNLHAAHIKVNDYSHIHWAFVSINSDFQISVNDTYNQWEDFISLKGVKRIASFGGWGYSINSASYDVLREAMFPENVDTFIVSIMEFVADNNLDGVDFDWEYPGAADVLNISPGLESDGPNYIAFIKKLRKIFPSDKTISVAAPATYWHLKSFPIEMWQHVDYLIYMTYDFHGQWEYETSFIQDWCNGGNCLRSHVTKAGVPRSAITIGVASYGRAFGMAEADCIRPECKFTGPRTAAIPGMCTRTPGIIAIAEIEALMIEGDINESFYDPASDSNILVYNDTQWVGFMSKSTMRRRVERYKEMKFAGFANWAVDLTHWSGDDVEVEEANLWGLPKEDPAT
- a CDS encoding uncharacterized protein (transcript_id=CADANIAT00000727); this translates as MAGLKPKASERNIPSTPIPTKTSQEKARKGIIEDIKTWRLSLELGQVSLSLRRPASRDHTADMPKLDPQSHPLLSFEIQSMTVSVESSAGTTRTSSETPDDSALALIAREGEPVSININLVCRFARRTRE